A portion of the Corynebacterium occultum genome contains these proteins:
- the gatB gene encoding Asp-tRNA(Asn)/Glu-tRNA(Gln) amidotransferase subunit GatB, with the protein MTAAIYDLMDFEEVLEKFDPVMGLEVHVELATETKMFSASSAHFGAAPNSNVDPVSLGLPGALPVVNAKGVEWAIKIGLALNCSIAESSRFARKNYFYPDQPKNYQISQYDEPIAYDGYLDVQLEDGTEWRVEIERAHMEEDTGKLTHLGGTSGRIHGATASLVDCNRAGVPLIEIVTKPIEGAGGRAPEIAKAYVSALRDLVKALGVSDGRLDQGSMRVDSNLSLRPIGQEEFGTRTETKNINSLKSVEQAVRFEMMRQAAALENGEEIFMETRHYQETDGSTSKGRPKETAEDYRYFNDPDLPPVIAPKEWVEEIRATLPELPWVRRDRIQKEWQLGDAEMRDLVNAGALDLIIATVEEGVTPDEARAWWVNYLAAKAKEAEVDLDALQITPAQVAEVVGLVKEGKLTTKLARQAIDGVLAGEGDVSTVVKGRGLEVVRDDGAIEAAVDEALAANPGIIEKYKAGNTKVTGAIVGAVMKATRGKADPAQVNKLIAEKLK; encoded by the coding sequence ATGACTGCCGCCATTTATGACCTGATGGACTTTGAAGAAGTCCTGGAGAAGTTTGATCCCGTCATGGGCCTGGAGGTCCACGTCGAGTTGGCCACGGAGACCAAGATGTTCTCCGCCAGCTCCGCTCACTTCGGTGCGGCACCGAACAGCAATGTTGATCCGGTGTCGCTGGGCCTGCCGGGCGCACTGCCTGTCGTCAACGCCAAGGGTGTGGAGTGGGCCATCAAGATCGGCCTCGCCCTGAACTGCTCCATCGCCGAGTCCTCCCGCTTCGCCCGGAAGAACTACTTCTACCCGGATCAGCCGAAGAACTACCAGATCTCCCAGTACGATGAGCCGATCGCCTATGACGGCTACCTCGATGTCCAGCTCGAGGACGGCACGGAGTGGCGCGTGGAGATCGAGCGCGCCCACATGGAGGAGGACACCGGAAAGCTGACCCACCTGGGCGGCACCTCCGGCCGTATCCACGGTGCCACCGCCTCCCTGGTGGACTGCAACCGCGCCGGCGTCCCCCTGATCGAGATCGTCACCAAGCCCATCGAGGGTGCCGGTGGACGCGCCCCGGAGATCGCCAAGGCATATGTCTCCGCGCTGCGTGACCTGGTGAAGGCCCTCGGGGTTTCCGATGGCCGCCTGGATCAGGGATCCATGCGCGTGGACTCCAACCTCTCCCTGCGCCCGATCGGCCAGGAGGAGTTCGGTACCCGTACCGAAACCAAGAACATCAACTCCCTGAAGTCCGTGGAGCAGGCTGTCCGCTTCGAGATGATGCGCCAGGCCGCCGCCCTCGAAAATGGGGAGGAGATCTTCATGGAGACCCGCCACTACCAGGAGACTGATGGTTCCACCTCGAAGGGGCGTCCGAAGGAGACCGCGGAGGACTACCGATACTTCAATGATCCGGACCTGCCCCCGGTCATCGCCCCGAAGGAATGGGTCGAGGAGATCCGCGCGACCCTGCCGGAGCTGCCCTGGGTTCGTCGTGACCGCATCCAGAAGGAATGGCAGCTCGGTGACGCCGAGATGCGTGACCTGGTCAACGCTGGCGCCCTGGACCTGATCATCGCCACCGTCGAGGAGGGTGTCACCCCGGATGAGGCACGTGCCTGGTGGGTTAACTATCTCGCCGCCAAGGCCAAGGAAGCCGAGGTTGATCTTGACGCCCTGCAGATCACCCCGGCCCAGGTTGCCGAGGTCGTCGGCCTGGTCAAGGAAGGCAAGCTGACCACCAAGCTGGCCCGTCAGGCCATTGATGGTGTGCTGGCCGGCGAAGGCGATGTCTCTACCGTGGTCAAGGGCCGTGGTCTGGAGGTCGTGCGTGACGACGGCGCGATCGAGGCCGCCGTGGATGAGGCTCTGGCCGCCAACCCGGGCATCATCGAGAAGTACAAGGCCGGCAACACCAAGGTCACCGGTGCCATCGTCGGCGCCGTGATGAAGGCCACCCGCGGTAAGGCTGACCCGGCCCAGGTGAACAAGCTGATCGCCGAAAAACTGAAGTAA
- a CDS encoding glycosyltransferase 87 family protein, with translation MLSNPSVPSVAESASPGPSPLPVFQGPRHRIRTLLALLATTVVLLPWVFDIPSIWGGILNGTEINVLRYHIDFHVYREGALALLAGDNIYLRDYEVRGIVLPFTYPPLGAILFTPLTLLPMMPGAAVWALITVVLLWWCMVIVLRRALPQLGTVDHRILATWALPVALLFEPVRETLSFGQINVLLMLLVLLDTLGRQSRLPRGILIGLAAAIKLTPAVFILYFLVRRDWKGAATTVASGVFFTLLAFALNPTISWTYWLDTLQNTDRIGGLAYTANQSFQGMLFRVLPESSVGPAWLVLVILGLVGIIAAMLRVQGAASSAETSALGLVMLNSLVALVCSPVSWSHHWVWLVPVALLCAVTLWRSWDRDPLTRRVAGGMTLLSISCVLLQPHWSLPNTREQELDWSWWVQPWGNSYLIIAIFLVISALLLPRLLPPQEETQTGAGHIDNPLARGWSFLLLPVAVVMSIGSVVLIF, from the coding sequence GTGCTCAGTAACCCTTCAGTCCCCTCCGTGGCCGAGAGCGCCTCCCCCGGCCCCTCCCCGCTCCCCGTATTTCAGGGACCCCGTCACCGCATCAGGACGCTCCTCGCCCTGCTCGCCACCACCGTGGTCCTGCTGCCCTGGGTCTTCGATATCCCCAGTATCTGGGGTGGCATCTTAAACGGCACCGAGATCAATGTGCTGCGCTACCACATTGACTTCCACGTCTACCGGGAAGGCGCATTGGCCCTGCTCGCCGGTGACAACATCTACCTCCGGGACTATGAGGTGCGCGGCATTGTCCTCCCCTTCACCTATCCCCCCTTGGGTGCCATCCTCTTCACCCCGCTTACCCTGCTGCCGATGATGCCGGGGGCCGCGGTCTGGGCCCTCATCACCGTGGTTCTGCTGTGGTGGTGCATGGTGATCGTGCTGCGTCGTGCCCTGCCCCAGCTGGGGACGGTCGACCACCGGATCCTGGCCACCTGGGCGCTGCCAGTGGCGCTGCTCTTTGAACCGGTGCGCGAGACCCTGAGCTTTGGCCAGATCAACGTGCTGCTCATGCTGCTGGTGCTGCTCGACACCCTGGGGCGTCAATCGCGTCTGCCCCGGGGTATTCTCATCGGCCTGGCTGCCGCCATCAAGCTGACTCCGGCGGTGTTCATCCTCTACTTCCTGGTCCGGCGGGATTGGAAGGGAGCTGCCACCACGGTGGCCTCCGGAGTGTTCTTCACCCTCCTGGCTTTCGCCCTGAACCCCACCATCTCCTGGACCTATTGGCTGGACACCCTACAGAACACCGACCGGATCGGTGGTCTGGCTTACACCGCTAACCAGTCCTTCCAGGGCATGCTCTTCAGGGTGCTTCCCGAGAGTTCCGTGGGCCCGGCCTGGCTGGTGCTGGTCATCCTGGGACTGGTGGGCATCATCGCGGCCATGCTGCGGGTACAAGGCGCTGCGTCCTCGGCGGAAACCTCCGCCCTCGGGCTGGTGATGCTCAACTCCCTGGTGGCCCTGGTCTGTTCCCCGGTCTCCTGGTCCCACCACTGGGTGTGGCTGGTGCCGGTGGCCCTGCTCTGTGCGGTGACACTGTGGCGCAGCTGGGACCGGGACCCGCTGACCCGACGGGTGGCCGGCGGGATGACCCTCCTGAGCATCTCCTGCGTCCTCCTGCAGCCGCACTGGTCCCTGCCGAATACCCGGGAGCAGGAACTTGACTGGTCCTGGTGGGTGCAGCCCTGGGGCAACTCCTACCTGATCATCGCGATCTTCCTCGTGATCAGCGCACTGTTGCTCCCCCGCCTCCTGCCGCCCCAGGAGGAGACGCAGACCGGGGCCGGGCATATCGACAACCCACTGGCCCGGGGCTGGTCATTCCTGCTGCTCCCGGTGGCGGTGGTGATGAGCATCGGCTCAGTGGTGCTCATCTTCTAG
- the mgrA gene encoding L-glyceraldehyde 3-phosphate reductase, producing MTFDRTVPAPYVPATSRYEGMEYRTVGRSGLKLPAISLGLWHNFGDDKPMATQRQIIHRAFDRGVTHFDLANNYGPPAGSAESNFGRILREDLKSHRDELIISSKAGWNMWSGPYGFGGSRKYLMSSLDQSLERLGLDYVDIFYHHRPDPDTPLEETLYALRDIVNSGKALYVGISSYGPELTAEAAEFMAEEGCPLLIHQPSYSIVNRWVEEPGEDEESLLESAVDNGLGVIAFSPLAQGLLTDRYLKGVPADSRAAAGKSLSEGMLSQENLAMVSQLNDIASERGQTLAQMALAWVLRKQGEFGEQTVASALVGASSVAQLDENLAALDNLEFSEAELAAIDDAASDAGINIWAGATRSKIHDEKN from the coding sequence ATGACCTTCGATCGCACCGTTCCGGCACCTTATGTTCCCGCCACCAGCCGCTATGAGGGTATGGAGTACCGCACCGTCGGTCGCTCCGGACTCAAGCTACCGGCCATCTCCCTCGGCCTCTGGCACAACTTCGGCGATGATAAGCCGATGGCCACCCAGCGCCAGATCATCCACCGTGCCTTTGACCGCGGAGTCACGCACTTCGACCTGGCCAACAACTATGGCCCGCCCGCGGGTTCCGCCGAAAGCAACTTCGGCCGCATTCTGCGGGAAGACCTGAAGTCCCACCGTGATGAACTGATCATCTCCTCCAAGGCGGGTTGGAACATGTGGTCGGGGCCCTATGGCTTCGGTGGTTCCCGCAAGTACCTGATGTCCTCGCTGGATCAGTCCCTGGAGCGCCTGGGCCTGGACTATGTCGACATCTTCTACCACCACCGCCCCGACCCGGACACCCCGCTGGAGGAGACCCTCTATGCTCTGCGCGATATCGTCAACTCCGGCAAAGCCCTGTATGTGGGCATCTCCTCCTATGGCCCGGAGCTGACCGCCGAGGCCGCTGAGTTCATGGCGGAGGAGGGTTGTCCGCTGCTGATCCACCAGCCGAGCTATTCCATCGTCAACCGCTGGGTAGAGGAACCTGGCGAGGATGAGGAATCCCTGCTGGAGTCGGCCGTCGATAATGGCCTCGGCGTGATCGCCTTCTCCCCGCTGGCACAGGGCCTGCTCACCGACCGCTACCTCAAGGGGGTGCCGGCTGATTCTCGTGCGGCGGCAGGTAAGTCACTGAGCGAGGGGATGCTCTCCCAGGAGAATCTGGCGATGGTCTCCCAGCTCAATGACATCGCCTCCGAACGTGGCCAGACCCTGGCGCAGATGGCGCTGGCCTGGGTGCTGCGCAAGCAGGGTGAATTCGGTGAACAGACCGTGGCCAGTGCCCTGGTGGGTGCCTCCTCGGTGGCGCAGCTGGATGAGAACCTGGCGGCCCTGGACAACCTGGAATTCTCCGAGGCTGAGTTGGCCGCCATTGATGATGCCGCCTCAGATGCCGGGATCAATATCTGGGCCGGGGCCACCAGGTCCAAGATCCACGACGAAAAGAACTAG
- a CDS encoding glycosyltransferase: MKIAVIAPTRYPISEPFAGGLEAFCSLLVHGLREAGHQVDLFASRGSQGHVREYEFPGVDWSGQEELATDHTYPQGHQAAEDEAVERLLGHLLREGYDLIHNNSLHAAIFQIADRIPLLTTLHCPPVAAMQEAIALPGREVGSFAAVSHSTAAEWQLPEAPRVIPNAFNGTTFRPGPGGGGAVWFGRLIKDKGPHLAIDAARHAGMPLTLLGQPRDLRFFREELLPRDGSDLTWLGGCTHEQLAEVIGRSSVCLVTPLWREPFGLVTIEAMACGTPVAAFANGGTAETLRHAPGRLVPAGDVPALAAAAREASLINRDEVAHYVRENFSLERMIDRYLSLYRSVRRQEVLAR, from the coding sequence ATGAAAATCGCCGTCATCGCCCCAACCAGGTACCCGATCAGCGAGCCCTTCGCCGGCGGCCTGGAGGCTTTTTGTTCCCTGCTGGTCCACGGGCTGCGGGAAGCCGGACACCAGGTGGATCTCTTTGCGTCCCGGGGGTCACAAGGACATGTCCGGGAATATGAATTCCCCGGGGTGGACTGGAGCGGACAGGAGGAGCTCGCCACCGACCACACCTATCCACAGGGACACCAGGCGGCCGAGGATGAAGCGGTCGAACGCCTGCTGGGGCACCTGCTGCGCGAAGGCTATGACCTTATCCACAACAACAGCCTCCACGCCGCCATCTTCCAGATTGCCGACCGGATCCCCCTGCTCACTACCCTGCACTGCCCACCGGTCGCAGCCATGCAGGAGGCGATCGCACTCCCCGGCCGGGAAGTGGGAAGCTTCGCCGCGGTCAGCCACAGCACCGCAGCTGAATGGCAGCTGCCCGAAGCCCCCAGGGTGATCCCCAACGCCTTCAACGGCACCACCTTCCGACCCGGCCCCGGCGGCGGCGGGGCCGTCTGGTTCGGACGGCTGATCAAGGACAAGGGACCCCATCTGGCCATTGACGCCGCCCGCCACGCCGGAATGCCACTGACCCTGCTGGGCCAGCCCCGGGACCTGCGCTTCTTCCGGGAGGAACTCCTCCCCCGGGATGGCTCAGACCTGACCTGGCTGGGTGGCTGCACCCATGAACAGCTGGCGGAGGTGATCGGACGTAGTTCGGTGTGCCTGGTCACCCCACTCTGGCGGGAACCCTTCGGCCTGGTCACCATCGAGGCCATGGCCTGCGGCACCCCGGTGGCGGCCTTCGCCAACGGGGGAACCGCGGAAACCCTGCGTCATGCACCCGGCAGACTGGTCCCGGCAGGTGACGTCCCTGCACTGGCGGCCGCCGCCCGGGAAGCCAGCCTGATCAACCGCGATGAGGTGGCCCATTATGTCCGGGAGAATTTCAGCCTGGAACGAATGATCGACCGCTACCTCTCCCTCTACCGCAGTGTCAGGAGGCAGGAGGTGTTGGCCCGATGA
- a CDS encoding LysE/ArgO family amino acid transporter — protein MKLMSIVLSGFLLGLSLIVAIGPQNILLLKQGVRREGITAVILVCLISDVILFTAGTLGVGVLTESAPLVLEVIKWAGVAYLGWFALLALRDALRPGEVKIVEESAPRASNEVVPSGSGSAVLTRTRVLPSPTRIKEQALSRPWFKPMMLAIALTWLNPGAYLDSLVMIGGIANQHGDTGRWLFSGGAFLASLLWFPVVGYGARLLSRPLSSPRVWRVLNVIIAVVLGVIATNLALM, from the coding sequence ATGAAACTCATGTCCATTGTGCTCTCCGGTTTTCTTCTCGGCCTTTCCCTGATCGTGGCCATCGGCCCGCAGAATATCCTGCTGCTCAAGCAGGGTGTTCGTCGTGAGGGAATCACCGCGGTGATTCTGGTGTGCCTGATCTCGGACGTCATCCTCTTCACCGCCGGCACCCTGGGCGTGGGCGTGCTGACGGAATCAGCACCCCTGGTGCTCGAGGTGATCAAGTGGGCCGGTGTGGCCTACCTCGGCTGGTTCGCCCTGCTCGCGCTTCGCGACGCCCTGCGCCCCGGAGAAGTCAAGATCGTCGAGGAGTCCGCTCCCCGGGCCTCCAACGAAGTGGTGCCCAGCGGCTCCGGCAGTGCAGTGCTGACCCGGACCCGGGTTCTACCCTCCCCCACCAGAATCAAGGAACAGGCCTTGAGTCGACCCTGGTTCAAGCCCATGATGCTGGCCATTGCACTGACCTGGCTCAACCCGGGCGCCTACCTGGACTCCCTGGTGATGATCGGCGGCATCGCCAACCAGCACGGGGACACGGGGCGCTGGCTGTTTAGCGGTGGCGCCTTCCTGGCCAGTCTGCTCTGGTTCCCGGTGGTGGGCTATGGGGCCAGGCTGCTCTCCCGGCCGTTGTCGAGCCCCCGCGTATGGCGGGTGCTCAACGTGATCATCGCCGTGGTGCTGGGCGTGATCGCCACCAACCTGGCACTGATGTAA
- a CDS encoding glycosyltransferase, whose product MIGIYAHHAGSGHLHRCRAIQAELTELAEPSVIFSSAGGADIHLPMDVGETAASPSVNGTLHWAPTGVPGHTARLSVIAEWINRVQPRAFFVDVSVEVAVFVRLLGIPVATLAMPGVRDDPPHQLGYAQAAAIIAAWPEWVPVPEHLGTHAERLHAVGGISRLLPRAEIPRENRVIVLQGKGGDNWEERHWAQIAERTPHLDWEILGGANRVADPMPKLRGASVVIAAAGQNSIADIAAAGTPAIILPQPRPFAEQEATARTLADAGLALVPENHPALDEWPELIEKARHSTPQWQRWQTQGAAHRAAKILQEIS is encoded by the coding sequence ATGATCGGAATCTACGCCCATCACGCCGGCAGCGGGCACCTCCACCGCTGCCGGGCGATCCAGGCGGAATTGACGGAATTGGCCGAACCCTCGGTGATCTTCTCCTCCGCGGGGGGTGCGGATATCCACCTGCCCATGGACGTGGGGGAGACAGCGGCGTCGCCAAGCGTCAATGGCACCCTGCACTGGGCGCCGACCGGGGTGCCGGGACACACCGCTCGTCTGAGTGTGATCGCCGAATGGATCAACCGAGTCCAACCCCGGGCATTTTTTGTCGATGTCTCCGTGGAGGTGGCGGTATTTGTCCGCCTGCTGGGAATCCCCGTAGCCACCCTCGCCATGCCCGGGGTACGTGATGATCCACCCCACCAGCTGGGCTACGCCCAGGCCGCCGCCATTATCGCGGCCTGGCCGGAGTGGGTTCCGGTCCCGGAACACCTGGGGACACATGCGGAACGACTCCACGCCGTCGGTGGGATCAGCCGCCTGCTACCCCGGGCGGAGATCCCCCGGGAAAACCGCGTGATCGTGCTGCAGGGCAAAGGCGGGGACAACTGGGAAGAGCGGCACTGGGCGCAGATCGCCGAAAGAACCCCACACCTGGACTGGGAGATCCTGGGCGGTGCCAACCGGGTGGCAGACCCCATGCCCAAGCTCCGGGGCGCCAGCGTGGTGATCGCCGCCGCCGGACAGAACTCCATCGCCGATATCGCCGCCGCCGGAACCCCGGCAATCATCCTGCCCCAGCCACGCCCCTTCGCCGAACAAGAAGCCACCGCCCGCACCCTGGCGGACGCTGGCCTGGCCCTGGTGCCGGAAAACCATCCCGCCCTCGATGAATGGCCCGAACTGATTGAAAAAGCCCGCCACAGCACACCACAGTGGCAGCGCTGGCAGACCCAGGGCGCCGCGCACCGTGCCGCAAAAATCCTGCAGGAGATCTCATGA
- a CDS encoding glycosyltransferase family 2 protein, producing the protein MITHVLTLADTSRRAHVENQLAGLKEHAPEAEHSCFPLDAGAGEKLALATARNQLGDRAVAAGTELLIFLDADCIPGPELIHHYQACIKAHPEAVACGPVTYLNPPGEAGYDLQRLSDLTAPHPARPNPEAGEYPLASEDEYLLFWSLSFAMHADTWRKIRAESGGFNEDYEGYGGEDTDFALRLQNQKIPLRWTGGAHAYHQWHAVSSPPWEHLEDILRNARRFHDSWGWWPMEGWLREFARAGAIPEDYFGPGVDALDYLASESR; encoded by the coding sequence ATGATCACCCACGTCCTCACCCTGGCGGACACCTCCCGCCGGGCACATGTGGAAAACCAATTGGCGGGACTCAAGGAACACGCCCCCGAGGCAGAACACAGCTGTTTCCCACTGGATGCCGGGGCGGGGGAGAAGCTGGCACTGGCCACCGCCCGCAACCAACTGGGCGACCGGGCCGTGGCAGCTGGTACCGAACTGCTCATCTTCCTCGACGCGGACTGCATCCCCGGCCCCGAACTAATCCACCACTACCAGGCCTGCATCAAGGCCCACCCCGAAGCGGTGGCCTGCGGACCGGTGACCTACCTCAACCCACCCGGGGAAGCCGGCTATGACCTGCAACGACTCAGCGACCTGACCGCCCCCCACCCGGCCCGACCCAACCCAGAAGCAGGGGAATACCCCCTGGCCAGCGAAGATGAATACCTGCTCTTCTGGTCACTTTCCTTCGCCATGCACGCCGACACCTGGCGGAAAATCAGGGCGGAAAGCGGCGGATTCAACGAAGACTACGAGGGCTACGGCGGAGAGGACACCGACTTCGCACTCCGCCTGCAAAACCAAAAAATCCCCCTGCGCTGGACAGGGGGAGCCCACGCCTACCACCAGTGGCACGCGGTGTCCTCCCCACCCTGGGAACACCTGGAAGACATCCTGCGCAATGCGCGGCGCTTCCATGACAGCTGGGGTTGGTGGCCCATGGAGGGGTGGCTCAGGGAGTTCGCCCGCGCCGGGGCCATCCCGGAGGATTATTTCGGCCCTGGCGTGGACGCGTTGGACTACTTGGCGTCAGAGAGCAGGTAG
- a CDS encoding 6-phosphofructokinase, whose protein sequence is MRIATLTSGGDCPGLNAVIRAIVRTANAEFGSTVVGYQDGWVGLMEDQRVQLYDDEHIDRILLRGGTILGTGRLHPDKFKAGLEQIKQNLAEAEIDALIPIGGEGTLKGAKWLADNGIPVVGVPKTIDNDVNGTDYTFGFDTAVAVATDAIDRLHTTAESHNRVMIVEVMGRHVGWIALHAGMAGGAHYTVIPEAPFDIADICKKMERRFQMGEKYGIIVVAEGALPKEGTMELHEGEVDQFGHKTFTGMGQQIADEIHKRLGHDVRTTVLGHIQRGGTPTAFDRVLATRYGVRAARACHEGQFGKIVALHGESIEMVPLADAVDTLKEVPRRRYETAQAVFG, encoded by the coding sequence ATGCGAATTGCGACTTTGACATCGGGCGGAGACTGCCCCGGATTGAATGCCGTCATCCGGGCCATCGTGCGGACCGCCAACGCGGAATTCGGCTCCACCGTGGTCGGCTACCAGGATGGTTGGGTCGGCCTGATGGAGGATCAGCGGGTACAGCTCTACGATGATGAGCACATTGACCGCATCCTGCTGCGCGGCGGCACCATCCTCGGCACCGGTCGACTGCACCCCGACAAGTTCAAGGCCGGGCTGGAGCAGATCAAGCAGAATCTGGCGGAAGCTGAGATCGACGCCCTGATCCCGATCGGCGGGGAGGGCACCCTCAAGGGAGCGAAGTGGCTCGCCGACAACGGTATCCCCGTGGTAGGTGTACCCAAGACCATTGACAATGATGTCAACGGCACCGACTACACCTTCGGTTTCGACACCGCCGTCGCCGTGGCCACCGATGCCATTGACCGGCTGCACACCACCGCGGAGTCCCATAACCGGGTGATGATCGTCGAGGTCATGGGACGCCACGTCGGCTGGATCGCCCTGCACGCCGGGATGGCAGGCGGCGCCCACTACACCGTGATCCCCGAGGCTCCCTTCGACATCGCCGATATCTGCAAGAAGATGGAGCGACGCTTCCAGATGGGCGAGAAGTACGGCATCATCGTCGTCGCCGAGGGTGCACTGCCCAAGGAAGGCACCATGGAGCTGCACGAGGGCGAGGTTGACCAGTTCGGCCACAAGACCTTCACCGGCATGGGCCAGCAGATTGCCGATGAGATCCACAAGCGCCTCGGCCATGATGTCCGTACCACCGTGCTGGGCCACATCCAACGTGGTGGCACCCCCACCGCCTTCGACCGCGTGCTGGCCACCCGCTACGGGGTGCGCGCGGCCCGTGCCTGCCATGAGGGCCAGTTCGGCAAGATCGTCGCCCTCCACGGTGAAAGCATCGAGATGGTTCCGCTCGCCGATGCGGTGGACACCCTGAAGGAAGTTCCGCGCCGCCGCTATGAGACCGCCCAGGCGGTCTTCGGCTAG
- a CDS encoding DHA2 family efflux MFS transporter permease subunit — MSQPNPNSLVLPAPQAWRALIALCIGFFMILLDQTIVAVATPAFQVELGASMNQIVWVTSIYLLCVLVPMLFTGRLGDRFGQRNLYRVGMIIFILSSLVCGLAPNIETLIAARAVQGLGAAILTPQTMSVINRVFAREKRGAALGVWGAVGGVAGVVAPTLGGFIVESVGWQWIFLINLPIGVLSLVLVSLWVPDMPRQVRRIDTPSVIASLAGMGALVFGIQQGPELGWPWWVWVLLIFGGVVMFGFIRLQRSAVRRGSDPLLPLEIFRNHNFSHGAFSIATMGFTVSSMMLPIMFFLQNGRGLNALQAGLMMLPMAALSIVISPLAGPLADRLHPRILSMIGFAAMALALLSASAVMRLDVALWWFLLPVLVMGVGQSLIWAPNSATSMRTMDPRHMGAASGVYNTARQVGAVAGAAAVGAAMQTGLDQLEVNVVMANAILLPSIALIAGFIAVSRFRAETLDDGAASPA, encoded by the coding sequence ATGAGCCAGCCGAACCCCAACTCCCTGGTCCTGCCCGCACCTCAGGCATGGCGGGCACTGATCGCACTGTGCATCGGCTTCTTCATGATCCTGCTGGACCAGACCATCGTTGCGGTGGCCACCCCGGCCTTCCAGGTGGAGCTGGGTGCCTCCATGAACCAGATCGTCTGGGTCACCTCGATCTACCTGCTGTGTGTGCTGGTGCCGATGCTCTTCACCGGGCGGCTCGGGGACCGTTTCGGGCAGCGCAATCTCTACCGGGTGGGCATGATCATCTTCATCCTCTCCTCCCTGGTCTGTGGGCTGGCACCCAATATTGAGACGCTCATCGCGGCGCGTGCGGTGCAGGGCCTGGGCGCGGCGATCCTCACCCCGCAGACGATGAGTGTGATCAACCGGGTCTTCGCCCGGGAGAAGCGGGGTGCCGCCCTCGGGGTCTGGGGTGCAGTCGGTGGGGTCGCCGGTGTGGTGGCACCCACCCTGGGTGGTTTCATCGTCGAATCGGTGGGCTGGCAGTGGATCTTCCTCATCAATCTTCCCATCGGTGTGCTCTCCCTGGTGCTGGTGAGCCTCTGGGTGCCGGACATGCCGCGCCAGGTCCGTCGCATCGACACCCCCAGCGTGATCGCCTCCCTGGCGGGTATGGGGGCGCTGGTCTTCGGCATCCAGCAGGGCCCGGAGCTGGGTTGGCCCTGGTGGGTGTGGGTGCTCCTGATTTTCGGCGGGGTCGTCATGTTCGGCTTCATCCGCCTGCAGCGCAGTGCCGTCCGGCGGGGCAGTGACCCCCTGCTCCCCTTGGAGATCTTCCGGAACCATAATTTCTCCCATGGCGCCTTCTCCATTGCCACGATGGGTTTCACCGTCTCCTCGATGATGTTGCCGATCATGTTCTTCCTGCAGAACGGCCGGGGGCTCAATGCCCTCCAGGCCGGTCTGATGATGCTGCCGATGGCGGCCCTGTCGATTGTGATTTCCCCGTTGGCCGGTCCCTTGGCGGATCGCCTCCACCCCCGGATCCTGTCGATGATCGGTTTCGCGGCGATGGCACTGGCCCTGCTCAGCGCTTCCGCGGTGATGCGCCTGGATGTGGCGCTGTGGTGGTTCCTGCTTCCGGTGCTGGTGATGGGTGTGGGCCAATCCCTGATCTGGGCGCCGAACTCCGCGACCTCCATGCGCACCATGGATCCCCGCCACATGGGGGCAGCCTCCGGGGTGTACAACACCGCCCGCCAGGTCGGGGCGGTCGCGGGTGCGGCGGCGGTGGGCGCGGCGATGCAGACCGGGCTGGACCAGCTCGAGGTCAATGTGGTGATGGCCAACGCCATCCTGCTGCCCAGCATCGCCCTGATCGCAGGCTTCATCGCGGTCTCCCGTTTCCGGGCGGAGACACTGGACGATGGGGCGGCCAGCCCTGCGTGA